GATGGCAGTAGTTgagttgggaactggagggttgttGGTGCCATTTCTCCTCCTGGGCACTCCCAAGGTGCTCTttagcaaggcactgaacccacGACTGCTCTGTCCATCGACAgctgcagccccctcactccgacttctctccatttgtgcatgtacagctcctgagcatgtgtgtgtatctcaggCCTGCGTGTTTTTACACAGAGCGACAACATTGTAATTTTCCTTGCAGGTTTAATACATTATTACTACTATGTGACTGAAGACAACAAACATCTATTGATgattatatacaatataatataaaactGACCTTGTTTCTTTTATACTGCTGAATATGTTTCAGGCAGCCACAGCATCTACCTAACAAAAGCTCCCCTGTATATCTAGGAAGGATCTTCAACATCCTTCTATTCTAAGCTGACTACCAGCTAGCCTGAACCTCCTCATATGCTTGGCAGAGTGTGAAGGTTGCCGTGGCCTTAGACACAGACGTTTCTTTATAACTGATTCATTTTCTACCACACTGTAGATTAAGAGTTTTCAGCTCTTCTCATCTCAACAAATCTCTACGTCTGGCTGGCaggacagaaacacaactcTACCGCTGTGTTGACCACACCCAGATAAATTCATAATGTATACGAAAGTCTTAAAACTATGCAAGAAGTGAAACGAAAGTGACAGATGAATGCACCACCTCCCAAAGCCTGATGGTGTCTAAATAAATCAGAGTGAGCTCACAGCCTACACTCTTGGAGGAACCTGGAGAGAGGTACGTGAACACACTTTTCAAAAATGCattctacaaaaaaaattaatatgaAGGATGAAGTTAGTAAGTCTGATGGAAAGTGTGCTCTACCCCCTTCAATTGAATATATTGATGCAGTGAACTTACTGACTGATGAAAGCAGATTTATCAGATTTTGTTTATTGGTATCTGTCAGGGAAATAGCcaggcttggacccaaatgcagagttgAGGAAGTGTCcagaggcaggcaggcaagcaACCATGAAAAATAATCCAAAGACCTGAAGGCAAGGAAGCCAGACAGCAAGACAAAACACCAGACACTGAACCCAAGACCATACATACCAACCCCGACAATGATCCCACACAATACAAATTcagcacagagactaaatacaccaGATAACGATggaacaagggacaggtgacacaagggctcaGGAAGAGACTCAACACATTAGGGAGGGGCAGACAATAGACAggagggaaaacacaaggcGGGACATGTCAAGGGAGAAAACAGAGACTACAAAATAACACTGAAACATACACAACCATGATAGCAACAAACATTTCttcactttttcaaaacacAGTCAACAGAAGTCAATGTGGACTCAACTGTGGATAACTTTGCATAGCTTTATTTTCTGGTTtaattcctgtttttcttttctttttttacattggtGTTTAGTTCCTCCACATCTAAGTCTTTACACTTCCTTTTTCCTACAGTGAACCTGACACCAACATGCAGTACGAGTGGGCTGAAGATGATGATCTGCCCTATGGAGCAGTTCCACTGGGCCTCTCTGCACCAGCTGATAATAAATGGTACATCATGTACCATGGCACCAGCAGCCATAACGCTCAATTAATCTTGGCCAATGGTTTCGAGCAGTCGGAGGAGGGGATGCTCGGCCCTGGCGTCTACCTCAGCAGAGACCTGCAGAAAGCCAGCGCCTATCCTAAACGTCACCCTATATGTGACAAGGTTGTCATTAAGGTTATGGTCAATGTGGGGGAAGTGATCGCCATCCATTATCAAGGCCACCCATATCAGAAGACCTGGCACGACTACGGCTATGACACCGCCTGGGTACCACCCAGGTGCGGAATGGTGAAGACCGGTTTCGAGGAGGATTGTGTCTGGGATCCCAATCGAATCAAGATCATTAACATCATCAACCCACGCCTAGTCCAACCCTATAGATGTGGTGCATGTGGCTGTGCATGTTAGTGTGTTGTTATACTTGTAATGggtctttttctgtgtttgttttatatatatatggataaaAAGTAAATGTGGGGAATGTGGGGAAAGTGATCGCCATCAGTTATGTATTGTAGTACTTTTTATggatcttttgtgtgtgtgtgtgtgtgtgtttgtatatatatatatactgtatatacatacagtatatatatatattttttttttctgttagacTTTGGGGCATTTGTCCTTGGAGGAAAAAGGCAAAGACTAACAGTGGTCTTCTCCGTCAGGAAGGACACACAGGGAAGGGGTTTTAAAAGTcatacaacctgaaaagcattGTGAATAATTAGATGAATAATCAACACATGCATATTATAGACGGATTTATGAAATCatgattaaatgtaattttttcattactatatatatactttggataaaaagtaaattacatttgcattttgTAACTGTGTCATTTTAACCTGGAAAATAAATGGTTTGTGTCAAATCTGAGTTGCTATCtggttattttgaaaacagGGTGTGAtgacatttatattttaagatGCAGCCACTTTCTCAGGCTTAGAAAACGTCCCGCACATAACCAGAACGATCAAGAGCCTTCCCCAAACTCCCCAAAGAGCCACTATGTAGAGCTGCAGCCACAAATGATGTAGTCGCGTTGTTTgtagttattttgtgtctcttgcAGTCGGGGTGTCCTGCATGTCTCAACCCAGGGGCCCATTGTCTACTATACATATACTGTCAATTCCAGTGGGACACTGTCTTTCATTCAGATTTAAGCGTTTGTAATGATACATGAAAAATTCATGTTTATGGAGGGTGCGATGTGGGAAACGCCCCAGGTTTGATGCACCagttaagttttatttttgtggaaATGAAAAGCAGGTGCACACTGAAAACATGAGCACATATGGTAGGAATGTGGTTCTGAAGGTTGTTCCCTCCGGTGCCAAacttgtttttatctttactgTGACCTTTGATTAATTGTATCCATTGTTATGCAGCTCATCTGCCGCTGCGCATGAGCAGCTGGGCAAAatcctattttattttctttcttatgGTTTAAAAGCCTGCATCTGTAACCTAATAGAGGAGAAGTGGAAATTCCTTTAATTCCCTTGCTCACATCTGCCAAAAATCCCTGATCATTGTGCTGCTGGCTGGCAGGACAGAAACCCAACACCACCACTGTGTTGACCACACCCAGGTAAATACATATTGTGAACGAAAGTCTTGAAACGATGGAAGAAACGAAAGTGAAagataaatgtaaatttgtgtaaTTTCCTCCCAAAGCCTGAAGGTGCTTATATAAAGCAGAGTGAACTCACAGCCTGTTGTCCAACTCTTGGAGGAACCTGAAGAGAGGTACGTGaacacacactttgttttttccctAAAAAGTGCATTGTTACATAAAATATTACGGATGTAGGAGATGTAGTGACTAAGTCTGACGAACAAATGCTCCTTTTTAATCTAAGGTGAAGCTTCAGCAAGACAGTGGTTTTCTCAGAAGCTATAAGCCAAAGTTAAAATGTAACTTATATATAATGTGCCGTACACTATTATATAATGGGAACAGCATTTTAATGTGTTCAGAGTTGCAAAACTGTGAAGAAATCCATTTACCAGAACACTATAAATACTGAAAAAGCACAGCAGAATGAAGAGTAATCTTTATACTGACATGATAAAGTATTATAGTAAAAACATACAGCTACAGATGATTAGTTTTTTCCCCAGTTAAAGGTGTGTTTGGGGAGCTTTTCTAAGTCCAGGGCCTAAGGACAGAGGGTGTTGTACAGACTGTAAAGACCTTTGAGGCTGTGCTTTGAGCCACATGTTAACATCAGTATGCGTACCTGCTTACAATAACAATGTATTATACTGATGTTTAGCAGAAATACGTCCTATTGATAACCGGCTCATTTCCATCAAGTGTCTCAGTAAactatttcagtgagtcagcatgcacaataccagggcctctcctaagtgcaatgcagccatcattaatggtttGGAATACACCTGGGCTGTTTCTattatgacatgtcaacatgtttgCCATGAAAAAGGTCTATGGCACTTGGGGAGGCCTGGGACATGCAGCACACAGGAATTGAACTAGGGTCTCGCCGCTCAGAGTATTTGCGCCCATGTAGCCCAGACCCCCCTCTGGCCCCCCTATTGTTGCGAATATTTTGGTACATTTTTCACCCCACATTTATCCCTGAAATGTACATTAACACTGAATGACTATTCTTTTGTTCATAGTTATACGTGTCGTTAGTCAAACCTCTGGTGCACAAAGCCAAATTAAGTCACTAGATGTAAAAATGCAGGACTTCCTGGATCATATTTCGTTATTATCATATGTCTGATATGTCATATGTTGTTCATTTGATAGAGCTAGGCTAGCAGTTTCCCTCTGCTTcttcagtctttgtgctaagctatgCAAACACACCTAGAACTTCCATGTATTGTTTGATTCACAATGATGTTTATGTTATTCACATAAAATGCTTCTGAAGCCTTAACACTAACAGTCTTCTTTCCTACAGAGAACCTGACACCAACATGCCGTACGAGTGGGCTGAAGATGACTTTGACTTGCCCGATGGTGTGGATCGCCTGGACCTCGCTGCACCAAAAAGTGGTAAAACGTATGCGATGTACCATGGCACCACCAAGAAGGCAGCTCAATTAATCCGTGCCACTGGTTTTAAACAGTCCGCAGGCGGGATGCTTGGCCGTGGCGTCTACCTCAGCAGAGACCTGGACAAAGCTAGCCGCTATCCCATCGACCACCCTGAGTCCGACAGGATCGTCATTAAGGTTAAGGTCAACGTGGGGAATGTGATCGCCATCAATCATCAAGGCCACCCACGTCAGAAAACCTGGCATGACAGCAGATACGGCGAGGTGTTTGACACCGCCTGGGTACCTCCCAATTGTGGAATGGTGAAGAGCGGTTTGGAAGAAGATTGTGTCTGGGATCCCAATCGGATCAAGATTCTTAAAACAATCCAACCACGCCCAGTCCAAACCTTTGGTGGACCAGGTGCACGGGGCTACTATTGAGCTCTACAAGCCTTTATCAATTCATTTTGCATggtcaaatgtatttttataaatttggataaaaagtaaattacatttgcattttgttactgaaaataaatggtTGATATTAAATCTGAGTTGATGTGTGTGATAAGTATTTTGTACTTCACTACATTAATCTGTCAGCTTTAGATACTTGTAActttacaatttaaaatgttgcacacaaaacacaagtagtttataaaaaacaatgtgtttcatTATAAATAATCTACCCAACAATATTTAGGCGCAGCTGAAATGCATAGCTGATGAAACctcttagttgattgacagaactgttgggattgttttcagtttcaaaaaTGTGAGAATATTTCTGCATTGagaacctttttttattattttaagtacattttctgatgatactcacacatttttacttaagcaacattttcaataaAGGACTTTGATGGAAGACTTTGATCAGattagtttttacagtgtggtaatGCTACTTTTTGAACTTATCCTccgcagcagaggtgactcttggtcttcctttaatcatgtgagccagtttcgttgtagcgcttgatggtttgtGTGACTatacttggggacacattcaaagtttatGCAATTtttcagactgactgactgtcgTTTCTTAATTTCTTAGTAAAGAATCTTCCATCACGACATGTAGGTCTAGGTCTGAGGAAGGAGAGGTAAAAATCCCTTTAGTTTTTGATAAAAATCAAAgtggcatttcattttattaattcaaTCTGTGAAATACTATAGATTGATCAATTTTCGGTTTGGTGTTCTATTAATTCAACAAGCAGGTAAATCAGACTTTAGCAAATCGGGCCATTATCCAGAGTAGTAAGTTTTGATATTAAGTATCTTATACCACATTTCATTTGCAAGTATCTGTCATACAGATTAATATAGTGAACCATTCATGTCTATTACCTGtaattttatagattttttttatacactttGAAGCCAGCATGGGCAAAATCCCAAGAATACTATACACATATTTAGCAGTATTGGTAGGTACCAGTTAGCTAATGAAAACGTATAGGTCTACCTTCTGTGCTCAGGGGGTATAAATGTAATAGTTTTGAgcaaaatgtttgcatttgaaTATTGGGCAtttagagagagaagagagagagaagaagagagagagagagagagagaaagagagagaaagaaaaagaaagagaaagagaaagagagagagacagagccagAGAAACAACAGATCAAGGTCAAAGAGTGAAAAGGGGAAGAAATCATGTCTATCTTTAGATGTTCATTCAATTAGATTTCTGGCACTTCTCTGCAATATGCATGAAATCAGACTAATCTGGTGGAAAGTGTATTAGAAGGCGAGAAGTGACAGAGCAGAGCGAGATTCATAGAACTGTTggagtgtagtgtgtgtgcgtgtgtgtgcgtgtgtgtgcgtgtgtgtgcgtgtgtgtgcgtgtgtgtgtgtgtgtgtgtgtgtgtgtgtgtgtgcgtgtgcgtgtgtgtgcacgttACAATTA
The nucleotide sequence above comes from Etheostoma spectabile isolate EspeVRDwgs_2016 chromosome 15, UIUC_Espe_1.0, whole genome shotgun sequence. Encoded proteins:
- the LOC116703246 gene encoding uncharacterized protein LOC116703246 — translated: MQYEWAEDDDLPYGAVPLGLSAPADNKWYIMYHGTSSHNAQLILANGFEQSEEGMLGPGVYLSRDLQKASAYPKRHPICDKVVIKVMVNVGEVIAIHYQGHPYQKTWHDYGYDTAWEPEEREPDTNMPYEWAEDDFDLPDGVDRLDLAAPKSGKTYAMYHGTTKKAAQLIRATGFKQSAGGMLGRGVYLSRDLDKASRYPIDHPESDRIVIKVKVNVGNVIAINHQGHPRQKTWHDSRYGEVFDTAWVPPNCGMVKSGLEEDCVWDPNRIKILKTIQPRPVQTFGGPGARGYYYQCVYKKTVNSQLAFLKEPGESEPDTNMHYQWAEDDFQLPYGAVPLGLSAPDDNKCYVMYHGTTRHNAQLILANGFKQSEEGMLGPGVYLSRDLQKASAYPKSHPISDKVVIKVMVNVGKVIAIHYQGHPYQKTWHDYGYDTAWVPPRCGMVPSGLEEDCVWDPNRIKIVNIINPRLVQWPCQHYGGEGAFGYM